In Zobellia roscoffensis, the following are encoded in one genomic region:
- a CDS encoding Ig-like domain-containing protein: MKLYKCIYVLIFLVSTISFAQTTFTESAASYGLDLGQRKDGGHAWADYDKDGDLDVLVLENNNSANVKSFLMRNNGNNTFTNVQPSLVPGMLGDWAERQAAWGDINNDGRPDFMINSSGNSNARHAIQIFIQNTNGTFGNGAGGTAPITIGRTGATINIPGVNSEGTGFFDFEGDGDLDIFFDNHNMGIEILRNNFINHTNHTVVNPAANALFTHITTGNGSGVTQFGLNQFATDGDYGTAADVNDDGWVDIFMRKRDENDFFLNQGGTFSNGADLGQAENSNKGGNGLWDLDNDGDLDAVWTENGLTQIHRNDGGGVFTALGAGSFPGLPQPGNINNGSSGARIDALAGGDIDNDGDIDIILVGNSRSYLYINQLNSPTPAPGVIGSGSAMNFSLDSQQFNSGRDGEGTTMVDVDDDGDLDIYININNSANQLYINNLPAANRNNHLLIDVTEDRGANGNTGGFLGRVAIGTNVLIRDCSGNIISGLRQVNGVYGHGTQQPEEVHFGLPLGENETYIIEVHYPNFYDSSSGTGTSRLIATAIAQPSTIAGTNHYTLTTTDAEAIENPNAPIAEDDEVQVAYGNSVSVQIQLFTNDSDADGDNFSIESIMQPSVGSVDIDDAENGLVTYTYSGATPFPGETTFDYTITDSTDSLCPSLGKSDSATVRILEPCTDPTGIDTDGDGINDVCDLDNDNDGILDTDECINSSSLVENGDFTDWIFSVGWTGSGQSWNKNANRAYYAQWNGAGTATFYQTINVSPNSLNTIIFDVGSFADHSGESTLEVRIDGVVYFTETSTQIAVTNGGNAQNGNETLNMSSRSFSFTPTTTTVTLSFDGSSPVNNHDLLYVDNVILDTGCGDLDGDGIEGIYDLDSDGDGCFDALEGTAGLNFSDLNGDGSIAGAVDSNGVPTAVSGGQGKGSAADYTVTSELCDDDGDGVNNANDKCPFFDDAIDSDNDGVPDGCDVDDDNDGVSDCDESIDSVTNEFAWTLNNPSGNLEMDTNYDSKINDWVLSDTETMVLNGSKFTVSGSNIRIEPFTSNTKGEAIQNGDYIEVTFTTNAEVASMQLNNIRSGWYLPNQGDSYYSATAYTITGSNVWHTLSTDVLHTDNGSSYASFQHLDTAPVYLTANTQYSFRFYVYGQINDSSETYSIFDDVAFGITACRTGNLDGDANPNHLDDDSDGDGCNDANEAYADVTADGDNNGMYGSGSPTVNSDGSVVGASYATPADEDTDGNYDFLQTGSAPTITTHPRTADACPGGSTTFTVVDTNGNTYQWQQLISGSWTDLSDAGIHSGTDTDELTITNPTLSDHDKRYRVIVSNSSYVCDNSISDQARLRVRVPSADAGTDQTICDGESATLTATASGGSGSGYTYQWSTGETTPTITVSPAGSTSGNVNVDYTVTVTDSNGCTGSDTVRVTVEPTPSITVTSSPSCNFRLFQPTTYTFEVTVSGGTVTATDGTVTNVSGNVWRIADVPDGTDVVVTATQGNCSRDIPVTAPNCVCPVVDPPTNDGNEAYCQGDTVPEISASTNGGTQTIDWYDAASGGNLLQNNSLTYQPSTAGTYYAEARNTSTGCVSGTRTAVTVTENTPPLANAGANQTMCDGGSATLSASASGGSGSDYTYVWSTGETTPTITVSPAGDPSANSTVTYTVTVTDANDCSGSDNVNVIVYSNPTVTIDTTDATCGLDNGSITFTFPDHPNRTGIKFSIDDGANYTNASDNIGSYTFSDLPGGTYPLWVNWGNNACPVSLGDYVINTVSVVTYTVQPTNQTVFAGDDATFTSNVTNADTYQWQVSVDGVSYNNIVNDAAHSGAQTSTLTVINVDKQKEGFSYRVLASNSATSCAAISSNPALLFVRIKTVITNRRITHRVKKD, encoded by the coding sequence ATGAAATTGTACAAATGTATTTATGTACTAATTTTTCTTGTCAGTACCATTTCGTTTGCCCAAACCACTTTTACGGAAAGTGCAGCTTCTTATGGGTTAGATTTAGGTCAGCGTAAAGATGGCGGTCATGCTTGGGCAGATTATGACAAGGATGGTGATTTAGATGTTCTTGTCCTAGAGAATAATAACAGTGCCAATGTAAAGAGTTTTTTAATGCGTAACAATGGTAACAATACGTTTACCAATGTACAACCTTCATTAGTGCCTGGTATGCTGGGTGACTGGGCAGAGAGGCAGGCTGCTTGGGGAGATATAAATAATGACGGTCGACCGGACTTTATGATCAATTCCTCTGGTAATTCCAATGCTAGGCATGCTATACAGATTTTTATTCAAAATACGAACGGAACTTTTGGTAATGGTGCAGGCGGGACGGCCCCTATTACTATAGGTAGAACAGGAGCTACTATCAATATACCGGGAGTTAACTCAGAAGGAACTGGTTTTTTTGATTTTGAAGGAGATGGGGATTTAGATATTTTCTTCGATAACCATAACATGGGTATTGAAATTTTACGAAACAATTTCATAAACCATACAAATCATACGGTAGTTAACCCAGCGGCAAATGCCTTATTCACGCATATTACAACCGGAAATGGTAGTGGGGTTACTCAGTTTGGTTTAAACCAATTTGCTACAGATGGGGATTATGGTACCGCTGCCGATGTTAATGATGATGGTTGGGTAGATATTTTTATGCGTAAGCGCGATGAAAACGATTTTTTCCTGAATCAAGGGGGGACTTTTTCTAATGGAGCGGATTTAGGCCAAGCAGAGAACAGTAATAAAGGAGGTAACGGCCTCTGGGATTTGGATAATGATGGTGATCTAGATGCTGTATGGACAGAAAATGGTCTAACACAAATTCATAGAAATGATGGAGGTGGTGTTTTTACTGCTTTAGGAGCAGGTTCTTTTCCAGGTTTGCCACAACCCGGCAATATAAATAATGGTAGTTCTGGTGCACGTATAGACGCTTTGGCCGGTGGTGATATTGATAATGATGGCGATATTGACATTATTCTTGTTGGTAATAGCAGAAGTTACCTGTATATAAATCAACTAAACAGTCCTACACCCGCACCAGGAGTTATAGGTAGTGGCTCTGCAATGAATTTTTCTTTGGATTCTCAGCAATTTAATTCGGGTAGAGATGGTGAAGGTACAACTATGGTTGATGTTGATGATGATGGTGATTTGGATATCTATATCAATATAAATAACAGCGCAAACCAACTTTATATAAATAACTTGCCGGCAGCGAATAGAAATAATCACTTATTGATAGATGTTACCGAAGATAGGGGAGCCAATGGTAATACTGGTGGATTTTTAGGTAGGGTAGCTATTGGTACAAATGTATTGATTAGAGACTGTTCTGGAAATATAATTAGTGGATTAAGACAGGTAAACGGTGTATATGGTCATGGTACGCAACAACCAGAAGAAGTACATTTTGGATTACCGTTAGGTGAAAATGAAACCTATATTATAGAAGTTCATTACCCTAATTTTTACGACTCTTCTAGCGGAACAGGCACTTCAAGATTAATAGCTACCGCCATTGCACAGCCAAGTACTATTGCAGGCACAAATCATTACACGCTCACCACTACAGATGCAGAGGCAATAGAAAACCCTAATGCGCCAATTGCAGAAGATGATGAGGTTCAGGTTGCTTATGGCAATTCTGTTTCCGTACAGATACAATTATTCACGAACGATTCTGATGCAGATGGAGATAACTTTTCAATAGAAAGTATTATGCAACCATCTGTAGGTTCCGTAGATATTGATGATGCGGAAAACGGACTTGTAACTTATACCTATAGCGGGGCAACCCCTTTTCCTGGAGAAACTACTTTTGACTATACGATTACAGACTCAACAGATTCTCTTTGTCCTTCCTTAGGTAAGAGTGATTCTGCCACCGTACGTATTTTGGAGCCTTGCACCGATCCAACAGGTATAGATACAGATGGAGATGGTATTAATGATGTTTGTGATTTAGATAATGATAACGATGGTATTTTAGATACCGATGAATGCATAAACTCATCGTCACTTGTTGAAAATGGAGACTTTACAGATTGGATATTCAGTGTGGGGTGGACCGGTTCTGGACAAAGTTGGAATAAGAATGCCAATCGTGCATACTATGCGCAATGGAACGGTGCAGGTACGGCTACTTTTTATCAAACAATTAATGTATCTCCTAATAGTTTAAATACTATAATCTTTGATGTTGGGTCTTTTGCAGATCACTCAGGAGAATCAACACTTGAAGTAAGGATAGATGGAGTTGTTTATTTTACAGAAACTTCCACTCAAATAGCGGTTACTAATGGAGGTAATGCTCAAAATGGAAATGAAACATTGAACATGTCTTCCAGAAGCTTCTCTTTTACACCAACTACAACTACTGTTACATTAAGTTTTGATGGGTCTTCACCAGTAAATAACCATGACCTGTTATATGTGGATAATGTAATACTAGATACTGGCTGTGGGGATTTAGATGGTGATGGTATTGAAGGTATTTACGATTTAGACAGTGATGGCGATGGCTGTTTTGATGCTTTAGAGGGTACGGCAGGTTTGAATTTTTCTGATTTAAACGGAGATGGAAGTATTGCAGGAGCTGTTGATTCCAATGGTGTGCCAACCGCAGTTAGTGGAGGGCAAGGAAAAGGAAGTGCTGCTGATTATACGGTTACCTCAGAGTTGTGTGATGATGATGGTGATGGTGTAAATAACGCAAATGATAAATGTCCGTTTTTTGATGATGCTATAGATAGTGATAATGATGGTGTCCCTGACGGATGCGATGTAGATGATGACAATGATGGTGTGTCGGACTGTGATGAATCTATTGATAGTGTCACAAATGAATTTGCATGGACCTTAAACAATCCTTCTGGAAATTTAGAAATGGATACTAATTATGATTCGAAAATTAATGATTGGGTTTTAAGTGATACTGAAACAATGGTATTGAACGGTTCAAAATTTACAGTATCAGGTAGTAATATTAGAATAGAACCTTTTACATCTAATACAAAGGGAGAGGCTATTCAAAATGGAGATTATATAGAGGTCACATTTACAACAAATGCAGAAGTGGCATCAATGCAATTAAATAATATCCGTTCTGGCTGGTATTTACCAAACCAGGGAGATTCTTATTATTCGGCAACGGCATATACCATAACCGGGTCCAATGTTTGGCACACTTTATCTACAGATGTATTGCATACGGACAATGGTTCGTCTTATGCCAGTTTTCAGCATTTAGACACTGCGCCCGTATATTTAACGGCAAATACGCAATATTCATTTCGGTTTTATGTATACGGCCAAATAAATGACTCTTCGGAAACATATTCTATTTTTGATGATGTAGCTTTTGGTATTACAGCTTGTAGAACTGGAAATTTAGATGGCGATGCAAATCCTAATCATTTAGATGATGATAGTGATGGTGACGGTTGTAATGATGCGAATGAAGCCTATGCAGATGTTACTGCCGATGGAGATAATAACGGAATGTATGGCTCAGGTAGCCCAACTGTAAATTCAGATGGTTCTGTAGTAGGGGCGTCATATGCTACACCTGCAGATGAAGATACAGATGGGAATTATGATTTTTTACAAACAGGTTCCGCACCAACAATAACAACACACCCAAGAACTGCGGATGCTTGTCCAGGAGGTTCAACTACGTTTACGGTGGTAGATACCAATGGAAATACATATCAATGGCAACAATTAATTAGTGGTTCATGGACAGACTTATCAGATGCTGGAATTCATAGCGGAACAGATACAGATGAGTTAACGATTACAAATCCAACGCTTTCTGATCATGATAAGAGGTATCGTGTAATAGTTTCCAATTCATCTTATGTATGTGATAATAGTATATCTGATCAGGCAAGATTAAGGGTTAGGGTACCTTCTGCAGATGCAGGAACGGATCAAACTATATGTGATGGAGAATCGGCTACACTTACGGCCACAGCTTCAGGAGGTAGTGGAAGTGGTTATACGTATCAATGGAGTACCGGTGAGACCACCCCAACTATAACAGTTTCTCCCGCGGGAAGTACAAGCGGAAATGTAAACGTAGACTATACGGTAACGGTAACAGATAGTAATGGCTGTACAGGTTCGGATACAGTTAGGGTTACAGTAGAGCCTACACCAAGCATTACGGTAACTAGTTCGCCAAGTTGTAATTTTAGATTGTTTCAGCCCACAACATATACTTTTGAAGTAACGGTAAGTGGTGGCACAGTAACGGCTACTGATGGTACGGTAACAAATGTTTCCGGTAATGTTTGGAGAATTGCAGATGTGCCAGATGGTACAGATGTAGTGGTGACCGCTACCCAAGGTAATTGTAGCCGAGATATACCGGTAACGGCACCAAATTGCGTTTGTCCGGTTGTAGACCCCCCAACAAATGATGGGAATGAAGCATATTGTCAAGGAGATACGGTTCCAGAAATATCGGCAAGTACAAATGGGGGAACTCAAACTATTGATTGGTACGATGCCGCATCAGGTGGAAACTTATTGCAAAATAACAGTTTAACGTATCAACCCTCAACGGCAGGAACCTATTATGCAGAGGCTAGAAATACCTCAACAGGTTGTGTGAGTGGAACAAGAACAGCTGTAACCGTTACAGAAAATACACCTCCTTTAGCAAATGCGGGTGCAAACCAAACCATGTGTGATGGAGGCTCCGCAACATTATCGGCATCAGCATCTGGCGGTAGTGGCTCCGACTATACTTATGTCTGGAGTACAGGAGAAACTACACCAACAATAACGGTAAGTCCGGCAGGAGACCCGAGTGCGAACTCAACAGTAACGTATACGGTAACTGTAACAGATGCTAATGACTGTAGTGGTTCAGATAATGTAAACGTAATTGTATATTCTAACCCAACAGTAACGATAGATACTACAGATGCTACCTGTGGTTTAGATAATGGTTCAATCACTTTTACTTTCCCTGATCACCCAAATAGAACGGGTATTAAGTTTAGTATAGATGATGGGGCAAATTATACCAATGCATCCGATAATATAGGAAGTTATACATTTTCAGATCTTCCCGGAGGTACGTATCCTTTATGGGTAAATTGGGGCAACAATGCATGTCCCGTAAGCTTGGGCGATTATGTAATAAACACAGTTTCAGTAGTAACGTACACGGTGCAACCTACCAATCAGACCGTGTTTGCAGGTGATGATGCTACATTTACTTCAAATGTAACAAATGCAGATACCTACCAGTGGCAAGTCAGTGTTGATGGGGTCAGTTATAATAATATAGTAAATGATGCAGCCCATTCTGGAGCCCAAACTTCAACCTTGACAGTTATAAATGTTGATAAGCAAAAAGAAGGGTTTTCTTATAGGGTTTTAGCATCTAATTCTGCGACTTCTTGTGCCGCAATTTCTTCCAATCCTGCATTGCTTTTTGTTCGGATTAAAACGGTAATTACTAATAGAAGAATAACTCATAGAGTTAAAAAAGATTGA
- a CDS encoding Ig-like domain-containing protein — protein sequence MKAKSTYKKLVLSLVFTILGLAISNAQYLLRAPDDTAEETRTNFRWYEAQDTSTILSTDSFLEVTDQGIYFATYDGTLCGKNATSYFIVTNCNSPYNEVTLDISDNTNNLSAGASVSWNPPLPGDQSAPMVIATQNVERYIATITKAGNSKNLPSFTVVCIDESAILVDDLITVDEDSSVIVDIYDNDSELPTEGTLTATDPTNGSVTIDNNGTPNDPTDDIVTYIPDPDYNGQDTFTYTVCNIFGDCSTATVTVDVLPILDTIDDSVATTEDTPILLDILGNDNDIPSIGTLTTTNPSNGTITLDNGGTPNDISDDTVTYIPNENFDGSDSFTYTVCDTAGNCDTATVTILVSDATDLDTDDDGILDSFEDLNLDADNDPSTHPTDTDNDGIPDYLDIDSDDDGIPDNVEAQTTIDYIAPSGLDLNGNGVDDAYENNGLLGIIPEDTDGDDLPDYVDDDSDNDNIPDRIEAHDHNRDGIPDVTLIGSDKDRDGLDDGYEGETAIDLDVNDEINDPYNDLPNTDGDGESDYRDTDDDDDGIQSKDEDTNIDGNYANDDIDGNGIPEYLEPNVEEDPIEVFNVVTPNNDGAHDVLTITGLENYPDNSIRIYNRWGVLVYNTQAYNTEGNVFDGTSQGRVTVDADRKLPVGTYFYILDYKDAKGEQQTLSGYIYINR from the coding sequence TTGAAAGCAAAATCTACATATAAAAAACTTGTCCTCAGTTTGGTTTTTACCATTCTGGGGCTTGCCATATCCAACGCTCAGTATTTATTGAGGGCACCGGATGATACTGCAGAAGAGACCAGAACCAATTTCAGATGGTACGAGGCGCAAGATACAAGCACGATTTTGAGTACGGATTCTTTTTTAGAAGTTACTGATCAGGGGATTTATTTCGCTACTTATGACGGCACTTTATGTGGTAAGAATGCAACAAGTTATTTTATAGTAACCAACTGTAATTCTCCATACAATGAGGTGACTCTAGATATTAGTGATAATACGAATAATCTTTCAGCGGGAGCATCGGTCAGTTGGAACCCTCCTTTACCAGGTGATCAAAGTGCACCAATGGTAATTGCCACACAAAATGTAGAACGTTATATAGCAACCATTACAAAAGCGGGCAATTCCAAAAATTTACCAAGCTTCACTGTGGTATGTATTGATGAATCGGCTATTCTTGTTGATGATTTAATTACTGTTGATGAAGATAGTTCGGTTATTGTAGATATTTATGATAATGACAGCGAACTTCCTACTGAAGGCACACTTACTGCGACTGACCCAACAAATGGTTCGGTTACAATTGATAATAATGGAACACCAAATGACCCTACAGATGATATTGTAACCTATATTCCAGACCCGGACTATAACGGTCAGGATACATTCACCTATACAGTTTGCAACATTTTTGGAGATTGTAGTACGGCTACGGTTACGGTAGATGTGCTTCCAATTTTAGATACTATTGATGATAGTGTAGCAACAACTGAGGATACCCCTATTTTATTAGATATTTTAGGGAATGATAACGATATACCATCCATAGGAACCTTAACAACAACCAACCCTAGTAATGGAACAATCACTCTAGATAATGGAGGAACGCCTAATGATATATCAGATGATACGGTGACCTATATACCCAACGAAAATTTTGATGGTAGCGATTCGTTTACGTATACAGTTTGTGATACAGCGGGTAATTGTGATACAGCTACGGTAACTATTTTAGTGTCTGATGCTACTGATTTGGATACGGATGACGATGGAATCTTAGATAGTTTTGAAGACTTGAATCTAGATGCTGATAATGACCCGTCTACACATCCAACGGATACGGACAATGACGGTATCCCTGATTATCTAGATATTGATAGTGATGATGATGGTATTCCTGATAATGTAGAAGCTCAAACTACGATCGATTACATTGCTCCAAGTGGATTAGACTTGAACGGTAATGGTGTAGATGATGCCTATGAAAACAACGGATTGTTGGGTATTATTCCAGAAGATACAGACGGAGATGATTTACCGGATTATGTTGACGATGATAGTGATAATGATAATATACCAGATCGTATAGAAGCACATGATCACAACAGAGATGGTATTCCTGACGTTACTTTAATAGGTTCTGATAAAGATCGAGATGGTCTTGATGATGGCTATGAAGGTGAAACGGCTATTGATTTAGATGTCAATGATGAAATTAACGATCCGTATAATGATTTACCAAACACAGATGGTGATGGCGAATCTGATTACAGAGATACGGATGATGATGATGACGGTATACAGAGTAAAGATGAAGATACCAATATTGATGGTAATTATGCCAATGACGATATAGATGGTAATGGTATTCCTGAATACCTGGAGCCTAATGTAGAGGAAGATCCTATTGAAGTGTTCAATGTAGTAACACCTAATAATGATGGAGCTCATGATGTGCTTACGATTACAGGTTTGGAAAACTATCCGGATAACTCAATTAGAATCTATAATAGATGGGGTGTTCTGGTCTACAATACACAAGCTTATAATACGGAAGGAAATGTATTTGATGGAACCTCTCAAGGTAGGGTTACAGTTGATGCAGATAGAAAGTTACCAGTAGGAACCTACTTTTATATTTTAGATTACAAAGATGCTAAAGGAGAACAACAAACTCTTTCAGGATACATATATATTAACAGATAG
- a CDS encoding PorP/SprF family type IX secretion system membrane protein, with translation MIPNLRKTARKLGVMLALLCMATVQNTIAQQDSQYTQYMYNTVSVNPAYAGSRGHISTALLHRSQWVGLDGAPTTQTFNIHSPIGYRGVGLGASIVNDKIGPTSETYIDIDFSYTVYTSSEGRLSFGLKGSAHLLDVRFSELNQFTTDTSLQNDIENKFSPNVGAGVYYHDERFYVGLSVPRILQTVHFKDGPTPSTAKEQMNFYLITGYVWDLNDNTKFKPTLLTKLVTGAPLQVDISANFMFSEKFILGAAYRWDAAVSGMVGFNISKKFLIGLAYDREVTELGKAVYNSGSFEAILRYDFISTKGNLKSPRFF, from the coding sequence ATGATCCCAAATCTCAGAAAAACCGCTCGTAAACTTGGTGTAATGCTTGCCCTATTATGTATGGCAACCGTTCAAAATACCATTGCACAACAAGATTCTCAGTATACCCAGTATATGTATAATACCGTAAGTGTAAATCCCGCGTACGCAGGTTCGCGAGGTCATATCAGTACCGCTCTTTTGCATCGTTCGCAATGGGTTGGACTTGATGGAGCACCTACAACGCAGACTTTTAATATACATTCTCCCATTGGGTATAGAGGTGTTGGTTTGGGCGCATCTATTGTGAATGATAAAATTGGACCTACTTCAGAAACTTACATAGATATAGATTTTTCATATACTGTTTATACCTCTTCAGAAGGTAGATTGAGTTTCGGTTTAAAGGGGAGTGCCCATCTATTGGATGTTCGTTTTTCGGAGCTGAATCAATTTACTACGGATACAAGTTTACAGAATGATATAGAGAACAAATTTTCGCCTAACGTGGGTGCCGGAGTGTATTACCATGATGAAAGGTTTTATGTAGGTCTTTCGGTACCACGTATATTACAGACCGTTCATTTTAAAGATGGTCCAACACCTTCCACAGCCAAAGAACAGATGAATTTTTACCTTATAACAGGCTATGTTTGGGATTTAAATGATAATACAAAATTTAAACCCACATTGCTTACTAAATTGGTAACGGGTGCGCCACTACAGGTAGATATTTCGGCAAATTTTATGTTTAGTGAAAAGTTTATTCTTGGGGCTGCATATCGTTGGGATGCCGCGGTAAGTGGTATGGTAGGTTTCAATATATCCAAAAAATTCTTAATCGGTCTTGCATATGATCGTGAAGTTACTGAATTAGGAAAAGCAGTTTACAATTCAGGGTCTTTTGAGGCTATCTTAAGGTATGATTTCATTAGCACCAAAGGCAACTTAAAATCTCCTCGATTCTTTTAG
- the idi gene encoding isopentenyl-diphosphate Delta-isomerase encodes MKEEQVILVDQENNQIGTMPKMEAHEKAVLHRAFSVFVMNDKGETMLQQRASHKYHSPQLWTNTCCSHQREGESNIEAGKRRLQEEMGFVTELKELFSFIYKAPFDNGLTEHEFDHVMMGSYIGEPQINPDEVADWKWMKPEDVKKDIAKNPDTYTAWFKIIFEKFYDHIGQNSTKDESKG; translated from the coding sequence TTGAAAGAAGAACAAGTAATCTTGGTAGACCAAGAAAATAATCAAATAGGTACAATGCCAAAAATGGAAGCACATGAGAAAGCTGTGCTCCATAGGGCATTTTCCGTTTTTGTAATGAATGATAAGGGCGAGACCATGTTGCAGCAGAGAGCGTCCCATAAATATCATTCTCCCCAACTATGGACCAACACCTGTTGTAGTCACCAACGTGAAGGCGAAAGTAATATAGAAGCAGGTAAAAGAAGGTTGCAAGAAGAGATGGGTTTTGTAACGGAACTCAAAGAACTTTTCTCATTTATTTATAAAGCCCCTTTTGATAATGGTCTTACGGAACATGAATTTGATCATGTAATGATGGGCAGTTATATTGGTGAACCCCAAATAAACCCAGATGAGGTAGCAGATTGGAAATGGATGAAACCTGAGGATGTTAAAAAAGACATCGCCAAGAATCCGGATACCTATACGGCTTGGTTCAAGATTATTTTTGAAAAGTTTTATGATCACATAGGTCAAAATTCAACAAAAGATGAAAGTAAAGGTTAG
- a CDS encoding 6-pyruvoyl trahydropterin synthase family protein, whose translation MKVKVSRKAHFNAAHRLNRKEWSDAKNSQVFGKCNNPNYHGHNYELVVSVTGKIDPETGFVMDMKVLKDLIEEKVEDALDHKNLNVEVPEFKDVNPTAENISIVIWNKLRPHINEDHELEVVLYETPRNFVTYSG comes from the coding sequence ATGAAAGTAAAGGTTAGTAGAAAGGCCCATTTTAATGCCGCTCACCGTTTAAATCGTAAAGAGTGGAGCGATGCTAAGAATTCTCAGGTTTTTGGCAAGTGTAACAATCCTAATTATCACGGTCACAACTATGAGTTAGTAGTGAGTGTTACGGGTAAAATAGACCCAGAGACTGGTTTTGTAATGGACATGAAGGTTTTAAAAGACCTAATAGAAGAAAAAGTAGAAGACGCCTTAGATCACAAAAACTTAAATGTTGAAGTTCCAGAATTTAAAGATGTTAACCCAACCGCAGAGAACATATCTATAGTAATTTGGAATAAATTGAGACCTCATATTAATGAAGATCATGAGCTTGAGGTTGTACTTTATGAAACCCCCCGAAATTTTGTTACCTATTCCGGTTAA
- a CDS encoding type I phosphomannose isomerase catalytic subunit, which yields MHPLKFNPILKERLWGGTKLKDVLGKPIENDITGESWELSTVPGDISVVANGDLAGASLQELIEKDPETVLGKSVYERFGTDFPILIKFIDAKQDLSIQLHPNDELAKKRHNSFGKTEMWYVMDADDDASLIVGFNKDVSKEEYAESMENDTLLDLLNYEKVKEGDTFFINTGKIHAIGAGVLLAEIQQTSDVTYRVFDFNRKDKNGNLRELHTEQALDAIDYTKKDDFKVKYSNDKNTVNDMVDCPYFKTDFLDLNSGLTQDVTERDSFTIFMCVGGSATIANENGSVVIQKGETTLLPAQSNTIKITTEGAKLLEVTI from the coding sequence ATGCATCCCTTAAAATTTAATCCTATTTTAAAAGAGCGCCTTTGGGGCGGAACCAAACTCAAAGATGTTTTGGGTAAACCAATTGAAAACGATATTACAGGTGAAAGTTGGGAGCTTTCTACCGTTCCAGGAGATATTTCCGTAGTTGCTAATGGAGACCTTGCCGGTGCTTCATTGCAGGAACTTATAGAAAAAGACCCAGAAACTGTATTGGGTAAAAGTGTTTATGAAAGATTTGGAACAGACTTTCCTATTCTCATCAAATTTATTGACGCTAAACAAGACTTATCTATCCAGTTGCATCCTAATGATGAATTGGCTAAAAAACGCCATAATTCTTTCGGAAAAACAGAAATGTGGTATGTTATGGATGCGGATGATGATGCTAGCTTAATAGTTGGTTTCAATAAAGACGTAAGTAAAGAAGAGTATGCCGAAAGTATGGAGAATGATACGCTTCTAGACCTTTTAAACTACGAGAAAGTGAAAGAAGGGGATACCTTTTTTATTAATACCGGGAAAATTCACGCCATAGGTGCAGGTGTTCTTTTGGCGGAAATTCAACAAACATCGGATGTTACCTATCGTGTTTTTGATTTCAACAGAAAAGACAAAAACGGAAACCTTAGAGAGTTGCACACAGAACAAGCTTTAGATGCAATAGATTACACTAAGAAAGACGATTTTAAGGTGAAGTATAGCAACGACAAGAATACCGTGAACGATATGGTAGATTGTCCGTATTTTAAAACCGATTTTTTAGACTTGAACTCAGGTTTAACGCAAGATGTTACAGAACGTGATTCGTTCACTATTTTTATGTGTGTGGGTGGTTCGGCCACTATTGCAAATGAAAACGGTTCGGTAGTAATTCAAAAAGGAGAGACTACGCTTTTACCTGCTCAATCTAACACTATAAAAATAACAACAGAAGGAGCAAAACTTTTAGAGGTGACTATTTAA